The Rhodocytophaga rosea genome has a segment encoding these proteins:
- a CDS encoding acyltransferase family protein yields MNRMSDIAYPMLDVKPQTNKIYFKGLNGLRAIAALAVIISHINMTLGQFDLPVLPTLDLAGFGVTIFFSLSGFLISYLLLAEKSVSGSINIHKFYYRRILRIWPLYYFYLMMTVIIAYVATQTAVNTNVFYYLFFVPNVPFVFGGSLQYLAHYWSLGVEEQFYSFWPWVIRYAKNVLLFLIIFIGVFVLLKIAANRIWGGNSLPYTFLYVTRFDCMAIGGIGAWILYDQKNSLHKLIVNHLSEVFAWIILFLVSINRFHILSIIDHEIIAVVTVIVILNQCSNKKPLINLENSFFDFAGKISFGMYVYHPIVIFLLTLLSWKALPELFVLRIGLVYASVIMFTITVSYLSYRYLEKPALVLKEKFTVIKSVNSKYL; encoded by the coding sequence ATGAATCGTATGTCCGATATAGCCTATCCAATGCTAGATGTAAAGCCGCAAACGAATAAAATTTATTTTAAAGGCCTTAACGGTTTGAGAGCAATTGCTGCTTTAGCAGTGATCATATCCCACATTAATATGACCTTAGGTCAGTTTGATCTGCCTGTTCTTCCTACGCTGGATCTGGCAGGATTTGGTGTTACTATATTTTTTTCTCTGAGTGGTTTTTTGATCTCATATCTGCTTCTTGCCGAAAAATCTGTTTCCGGGAGTATCAATATTCATAAATTCTATTATAGGAGAATTCTGCGTATATGGCCTTTATATTATTTCTATTTGATGATGACAGTGATTATTGCCTATGTTGCAACCCAGACTGCTGTCAACACAAATGTATTTTATTATCTGTTTTTTGTGCCTAATGTTCCTTTTGTGTTTGGGGGAAGCCTCCAATACCTGGCCCATTATTGGTCTTTGGGAGTGGAGGAGCAATTTTATTCATTCTGGCCGTGGGTTATCAGATATGCAAAAAATGTGCTTTTATTTTTAATCATCTTTATTGGAGTTTTTGTGTTACTGAAAATCGCTGCTAATCGTATCTGGGGAGGTAATTCATTGCCTTATACATTCCTGTATGTAACCCGGTTCGACTGCATGGCTATTGGAGGTATTGGTGCCTGGATACTATATGATCAGAAAAACAGTCTGCATAAACTTATTGTCAATCACCTGTCAGAAGTATTCGCATGGATCATTTTATTTTTAGTTTCTATAAACAGGTTTCATATCTTATCTATTATTGATCACGAGATTATTGCTGTAGTGACTGTAATAGTAATCTTGAATCAGTGCAGCAATAAGAAACCATTAATAAACCTGGAAAACAGTTTTTTTGACTTTGCTGGCAAAATCTCATTTGGTATGTATGTTTACCACCCGATAGTTATTTTCCTTCTCACCTTGTTATCATGGAAAGCACTTCCCGAATTATTTGTGCTAAGAATAGGATTAGTATATGCTTCAGTAATAATGTTTACAATAACTGTTTCCTATTTATCATACAGGTATCTTGAGAAGCCTGCACTTGTTCTCAAAGAAAAATTCACAGTTATTAAAAGTGTCAATAGTAAATACTTATAA
- a CDS encoding glycosyltransferase, protein MHTKNILYLSYDGLTDPLGQSQILPYLIGLSQKGYYVSIISAEKRENFDLRKELISKIVEENTISWHPLFYTKKPPVLSTLWDIYRMQQLALQLHKRYHFKVVHCRSYISALIGLQLKRKTGVNFIFDMRGFWADERVEGGLWKLSNPVFKSIYTYFKNKEKQFLREADYTISLTHQAKQIIHGWPGLSNIPIQVIPCCVDTEVFRIPPKNSQGSSHETATFTISYLGSLGTWYMLEEMLQFFKRLLLHKPQAQFLFITPDNPQFILQSAADLAIPAEKIIIRKAERKEVPALLASSKISIFFIKPSFSKQASSPTKMGEILSMGIPVICNAGVGDTDYLFETYKTGILVKELNPAGYDLAISEIEDALNIPPEQLRATATTYFDLQKGVYLYKQVYDQLFY, encoded by the coding sequence ATGCATACTAAAAATATTCTATATCTTTCTTACGATGGCTTAACAGACCCCTTGGGACAATCACAGATTCTACCTTATCTCATTGGTTTAAGCCAAAAAGGATATTATGTGAGTATTATCAGCGCAGAAAAAAGGGAAAATTTTGATCTTCGTAAAGAGTTGATCAGCAAAATAGTGGAAGAAAATACAATTTCCTGGCATCCCCTGTTCTATACAAAAAAACCTCCTGTATTATCTACCCTATGGGATATTTACCGGATGCAACAGCTTGCATTACAGTTGCACAAACGCTATCATTTTAAAGTAGTGCATTGCCGGAGTTATATTTCTGCTTTGATTGGTTTACAATTAAAACGGAAAACAGGGGTAAATTTCATTTTTGATATGCGGGGTTTCTGGGCAGATGAAAGGGTAGAAGGAGGGTTATGGAAACTCTCTAATCCGGTTTTTAAATCCATCTATACCTATTTTAAAAATAAAGAAAAACAATTTTTGCGGGAAGCAGATTATACCATCAGTCTAACTCATCAGGCCAAACAAATTATTCATGGCTGGCCAGGATTATCAAATATTCCTATTCAGGTAATTCCGTGTTGTGTAGATACAGAAGTTTTTCGCATCCCTCCCAAAAACTCCCAAGGTTCTTCCCATGAGACAGCAACATTTACAATCTCTTATCTGGGTTCCCTGGGTACCTGGTATATGCTGGAGGAAATGCTTCAGTTTTTTAAACGCCTGCTTTTGCATAAACCCCAGGCACAATTCCTGTTTATTACCCCTGATAACCCGCAGTTTATTTTACAAAGTGCTGCAGATTTAGCTATACCTGCCGAAAAAATTATTATCCGGAAAGCGGAGCGCAAAGAGGTGCCTGCACTTCTGGCTAGCAGTAAAATTTCCATTTTTTTTATTAAACCTTCGTTTTCAAAGCAAGCTTCATCGCCAACCAAAATGGGCGAAATTTTGAGCATGGGCATTCCGGTGATTTGTAATGCAGGAGTAGGGGATACAGACTATTTGTTTGAAACCTATAAAACCGGCATTCTGGTAAAAGAATTAAATCCTGCCGGGTATGACCTTGCTATTTCTGAAATAGAAGATGCCCTGAACATTCCGCCAGAACAGCTTCGGGCAACTGCTACTACCTATTTTGACTTACAAAAAGGAGTATATTTGTACAAACAAGTGTATGATCAATTATTTTATTAA
- a CDS encoding class I SAM-dependent methyltransferase, with translation MGISTTVMKCKKCDLIFANPLPIPANIEQHYGIPPESYWSAEYFKIRDDYFIKQIQTFSDLYGRTNDLRALDIGAGIGKCMIALENSGFEVWGLEPSNPFYEKALQTMKIEPSKLQLSTIENAVYEKESFDFITFGAVLEHLYNPSEAIQKAAYWLKPKGFIHIEVPSSNWLISRIANFVYKLQGLDYVTNISPMHSPFHLYEFGLKSFKENAKKHHYSIAHYSYEVCTTYLPKSLNKIFVPYMRATNTGMQLEIWLTKN, from the coding sequence ATGGGTATTTCTACAACTGTTATGAAATGTAAAAAGTGTGATTTGATTTTTGCTAATCCACTTCCTATTCCTGCAAACATTGAACAGCATTATGGGATTCCACCTGAAAGCTATTGGTCTGCTGAATATTTTAAGATTCGCGATGATTATTTTATTAAGCAGATTCAAACTTTTTCTGACCTGTATGGCAGGACAAATGATTTACGCGCACTTGATATTGGCGCAGGTATAGGAAAGTGTATGATCGCTTTAGAAAATTCAGGATTTGAGGTCTGGGGCCTTGAGCCATCTAATCCTTTTTATGAAAAAGCATTGCAAACAATGAAAATCGAACCCTCCAAATTACAGTTATCTACAATAGAAAATGCAGTATATGAGAAAGAAAGTTTTGACTTTATTACTTTTGGAGCTGTTTTGGAACACTTGTACAATCCTTCAGAAGCTATTCAGAAAGCAGCTTACTGGCTCAAGCCCAAAGGGTTTATTCATATTGAGGTTCCTTCCTCCAATTGGCTAATAAGCAGAATAGCAAATTTTGTCTATAAACTACAAGGCCTGGATTATGTAACCAATATCAGCCCTATGCACAGCCCTTTTCATTTATATGAATTTGGATTAAAATCATTTAAAGAAAATGCTAAAAAACATCATTACAGTATAGCTCATTATTCCTATGAAGTGTGTACAACCTATCTGCCTAAATCGTTAAATAAAATCTTTGTGCCGTATATGCGGGCTACCAACACAGGAATGCAATTAGAGATATGGTTGACAAAAAACTGA
- a CDS encoding glycosyltransferase — protein MVPLLKELEREYTFTFLVISDKAPEFTLKSLLFLPWTKLTEREDLLRMNIGLMPLTDDLWARGKCGFKALQYMALGIPALVSPVGVNTQIIENGKNGFICSTPEEWKEAIIRLRKDVELRAKMGIEARKKIEDTYSVQANRFTFLNLFLTA, from the coding sequence CTGGTTCCCCTTTTAAAGGAACTTGAGAGGGAGTATACATTTACGTTTCTGGTAATTTCAGATAAAGCGCCTGAATTTACACTTAAGTCTTTACTCTTTCTGCCGTGGACTAAATTAACTGAAAGAGAAGATCTGCTTAGAATGAATATTGGCTTAATGCCACTTACAGATGATCTCTGGGCAAGAGGAAAATGTGGCTTTAAAGCTTTGCAATACATGGCCCTTGGAATTCCCGCCCTGGTATCGCCAGTTGGGGTAAATACTCAGATCATAGAAAACGGCAAAAACGGATTTATCTGTTCTACCCCTGAAGAGTGGAAGGAAGCGATTATACGCTTGCGGAAAGATGTAGAATTACGAGCCAAAATGGGCATAGAAGCGAGAAAAAAAATAGAAGATACCTATTCAGTTCAGGCAAACCGCTTTACCTTCTTAAATCTTTTTTTAACTGCCTGA
- a CDS encoding YifB family Mg chelatase-like AAA ATPase, producing the protein MLSKTFGSAVHGVNAYMITVEVNVSQGTKFFMVGLPDSAVKESEQRVESAIKQYSYRMPRQKVVVNLAPADIRKEGSSYDLPIALCMLSASEQLNTTLLEKYLIMGELSLDGKLRPIKGVLPIAIEARKKQFKGFVLPKENAPEAAIVNNLDVIGVDTLKEAIDFFEGKLDIKPLSTDTRNLFFNTQNEYEADFADVQGQENIKRALEIAAAGGHNVIMIGPPGAGKTMLAKRLSSILPPLTLHEALETTKIHSVAGKLGKASALISTRPYRSPHHTISDVALVGGGGIPQPGEISLAHNGVLFLDELPEFKRTALEVMRQPLEERKVVISRAKISVEFPSNFMLIASMNPCPCGYYNHPEKECVCGPGVVQRYLNKISGPLLDRIDLHVEVTPVSFDEMTANRKAESSTQIRERVIKAREIQTARFSKQPSIYSNAMMPPQMVKEICAINDAGKALLKTAMERLGLSARAYDRILKVSRTIADLAGSNEIKIEHLAEAIQYRSLDREGWAGS; encoded by the coding sequence ATGTTATCCAAAACATTCGGCAGTGCAGTACATGGTGTAAATGCTTACATGATTACAGTAGAAGTAAATGTGAGCCAGGGGACTAAGTTTTTTATGGTGGGATTGCCAGACAGCGCTGTAAAAGAAAGCGAGCAAAGAGTAGAATCTGCCATTAAACAATATAGTTACCGGATGCCCCGGCAAAAAGTAGTAGTAAACTTAGCCCCAGCAGATATCCGCAAAGAAGGTTCATCCTATGATCTGCCCATTGCTTTATGCATGTTATCGGCATCCGAGCAGCTCAATACAACTTTATTAGAAAAATACCTGATTATGGGAGAATTATCACTGGATGGAAAACTTCGCCCTATTAAAGGTGTATTGCCTATTGCCATTGAAGCCCGTAAAAAGCAATTCAAGGGATTTGTACTCCCTAAAGAAAATGCTCCTGAAGCAGCTATTGTCAATAATTTAGATGTGATTGGAGTAGATACGCTGAAAGAGGCGATTGATTTTTTTGAAGGAAAATTAGATATCAAACCCTTATCTACAGATACCAGAAATCTGTTTTTCAATACGCAAAACGAGTATGAGGCTGATTTTGCCGATGTACAAGGACAAGAAAATATTAAAAGAGCTTTAGAAATCGCTGCTGCCGGTGGACACAATGTAATTATGATAGGCCCTCCTGGCGCTGGAAAAACGATGCTCGCCAAACGTTTGTCTTCCATTTTGCCTCCGCTCACTTTGCATGAAGCACTGGAAACTACAAAAATTCATTCAGTAGCCGGCAAATTAGGAAAAGCCTCTGCACTGATTTCTACCCGGCCCTACCGTTCACCCCATCATACGATCAGCGATGTAGCCTTGGTAGGAGGAGGTGGCATTCCACAGCCTGGAGAGATTTCACTGGCACATAATGGGGTACTCTTTCTGGATGAACTACCTGAATTTAAAAGAACGGCTTTAGAAGTGATGCGGCAGCCCCTGGAAGAAAGAAAAGTAGTAATTTCCAGGGCAAAGATCTCTGTCGAATTTCCTTCCAACTTTATGCTCATTGCCAGCATGAATCCTTGTCCCTGTGGCTATTATAACCATCCGGAAAAAGAATGTGTTTGTGGGCCAGGTGTTGTACAACGCTATTTAAACAAAATCAGTGGTCCCTTATTAGACCGCATTGACCTGCATGTGGAAGTAACGCCTGTTTCTTTCGATGAAATGACCGCCAACCGCAAGGCGGAAAGCAGTACTCAAATCAGGGAGCGGGTAATTAAAGCAAGAGAAATTCAGACAGCAAGGTTCTCTAAACAACCCAGTATTTATTCCAATGCAATGATGCCTCCGCAGATGGTGAAAGAAATTTGTGCCATCAATGATGCCGGGAAAGCACTGCTTAAAACTGCTATGGAACGACTTGGTTTATCTGCCAGAGCCTATGACCGTATTCTGAAAGTCTCCCGGACTATTGCAGACCTTGCCGGCAGCAATGAAATTAAAATTGAACATCTGGCTGAAGCTATTCAATACCGCAGCTTAGACCGGGAAGGATGGGCAGGTTCTTAA
- a CDS encoding RrF2 family transcriptional regulator produces MLSNKAKYALKALFVLAENKDRSSMMISEIAAKEAIPKKFLEAILLDLKNHGILYSKRGKTGGYLLLKDPEQITFGQVIRIIDGPLAQVPCASQNAYVPCQECKDVASCSIRIVMRQVRDATASILDNTTLADVIGQRTELLN; encoded by the coding sequence ATGCTCTCCAACAAAGCTAAATATGCCTTGAAGGCACTTTTTGTACTGGCTGAAAACAAAGATCGTAGTTCGATGATGATTAGTGAGATAGCTGCCAAGGAAGCCATCCCTAAAAAATTTCTGGAAGCCATTCTGCTTGATCTGAAAAATCATGGTATTTTATACAGCAAACGGGGTAAAACCGGGGGATATCTGTTACTGAAAGATCCGGAGCAGATTACATTTGGGCAAGTTATCCGGATCATTGATGGACCCCTGGCACAAGTGCCCTGTGCAAGCCAGAATGCCTATGTGCCATGCCAGGAATGTAAAGATGTAGCCTCCTGCTCTATCCGGATTGTGATGCGCCAGGTACGAGATGCAACAGCTTCCATTTTAGATAATACTACGCTGGCTGATGTAATCGGACAGAGAACGGAACTGCTCAATTAA
- a CDS encoding cation diffusion facilitator family transporter — MSILLMLLKFIAYYLTGSNAVLTDALESIINVMASGFAFYSIYLSAQPKDNNHPYGHGKIEYFSAGFEGALIFLAGLFIIYQALQNLVTPQPIRDLPLGMVIIAITGIVNGVLGYYLKTKGNNLHSITLVADGKHLLVDSMSSLILAAGIALIYYTNLVVIDSLLSLSFAFLILYNGYKLIRRSVAGLMDEADAETLSELARVLNENKNQNWIDIHNLRVQKYGADLHIDCHLTLPYYLDLKKVHDEVHQLEDVVKAQFAGNVEVFVHVDPCLPEDCCHYCPVATCPVRRAAFSKNIPWTIKNLSQNQKHFVDEKLNKATSSIHGNS; from the coding sequence GTGAGCATTCTGCTGATGCTCCTGAAATTTATTGCCTACTATCTCACTGGCTCAAATGCCGTTCTGACAGATGCTCTGGAATCTATTATCAATGTAATGGCCAGTGGATTTGCTTTTTACAGCATTTATTTATCAGCGCAGCCTAAAGATAATAATCATCCGTATGGCCATGGAAAAATAGAATATTTTTCGGCCGGTTTTGAAGGGGCATTGATCTTTCTGGCCGGTTTGTTTATTATTTACCAGGCTTTACAAAACCTGGTTACTCCGCAGCCTATCCGCGATTTACCTCTCGGTATGGTAATCATTGCTATTACTGGTATCGTAAATGGCGTTCTTGGATATTATTTGAAAACTAAGGGAAATAACCTGCATTCAATTACGCTGGTGGCAGATGGTAAACACTTATTAGTAGATAGTATGAGCAGTCTGATATTAGCAGCCGGTATCGCCCTGATTTACTATACAAATCTTGTTGTTATTGATAGCCTGTTATCTTTATCCTTTGCTTTCCTCATTCTATATAACGGATATAAACTGATCCGCAGGTCGGTAGCTGGGTTGATGGACGAGGCTGATGCAGAAACTTTATCAGAGTTAGCCCGGGTATTGAATGAAAACAAAAATCAGAACTGGATAGATATTCATAATCTGCGTGTGCAGAAATATGGCGCTGACCTGCATATTGATTGCCACCTGACGTTGCCTTATTACCTTGATCTTAAAAAGGTTCATGATGAAGTGCATCAGTTGGAAGATGTAGTAAAAGCACAATTTGCCGGAAATGTAGAAGTTTTTGTGCATGTTGATCCCTGTCTGCCGGAAGATTGCTGCCATTATTGTCCGGTTGCCACATGCCCGGTGAGGAGAGCTGCCTTTTCCAAAAATATTCCATGGACAATCAAAAATCTTTCCCAGAACCAGAAACATTTTGTGGATGAAAAATTAAATAAAGCGACTTCCTCCATCCATGGAAATAGTTAA
- a CDS encoding ligase-associated DNA damage response exonuclease, whose amino-acid sequence MSLIEFTPQGMYCPQAGMYIDPWQPVDKAIITHAHGDHARRGNKYYLAHVTSEHVLRLRLGEHINLQTIEYNVPIHINGVKISFHPAGHIVGSSQIRLEYQGEIWVASGDYKTEPDLLSQSFEPVRCHTFISESTFGLPVYQWKPQSEIFDEINQWWKDNQNADKVSIVFGYSLGKAQRILQNLDTSLGKIFVHGAIWHTNEALRQDGILLPEVIRVSKEIPNQTYRGGLVLAPPSAMATPWIRKFAPYATASASGWMTLRGAKRRKALDRGFVLSDHADWNGLNAAIEATGAQRVYVTHGYKSAFARYLTEKGLEAYEADTLFEGESLDPLPSLEENELQ is encoded by the coding sequence ATGAGCCTAATTGAGTTTACACCCCAGGGCATGTATTGTCCGCAAGCCGGTATGTACATTGATCCATGGCAACCTGTAGACAAAGCGATCATTACCCATGCCCATGGCGACCATGCCCGCAGGGGAAATAAATATTATCTGGCTCATGTTACTTCAGAACATGTACTCCGGCTCCGGCTAGGCGAACATATTAACTTACAAACCATTGAGTATAACGTGCCTATTCACATCAATGGCGTAAAAATTTCTTTTCATCCGGCAGGGCATATTGTTGGATCTTCACAAATCCGGCTTGAATACCAGGGAGAAATCTGGGTTGCTTCCGGAGATTATAAAACTGAACCTGATTTGTTAAGCCAGTCCTTTGAACCTGTCCGTTGCCATACTTTTATATCCGAATCTACTTTTGGCTTGCCAGTATATCAGTGGAAACCTCAATCCGAAATTTTCGATGAAATCAACCAGTGGTGGAAAGACAACCAGAATGCAGATAAAGTAAGTATCGTGTTTGGATATTCCCTGGGAAAAGCACAGCGCATTTTGCAGAATCTGGATACCAGTCTGGGAAAGATATTTGTGCATGGAGCCATCTGGCATACCAATGAAGCGCTGCGTCAGGATGGGATTTTGCTTCCGGAAGTAATAAGAGTGAGCAAGGAAATTCCAAATCAAACTTACAGAGGTGGATTGGTACTGGCGCCACCCTCAGCAATGGCTACTCCCTGGATCAGGAAATTTGCTCCCTATGCCACTGCTTCTGCCTCTGGCTGGATGACCTTAAGAGGTGCCAAACGCCGGAAAGCACTGGACCGTGGATTTGTATTATCTGATCATGCTGACTGGAATGGACTTAACGCTGCTATAGAAGCTACAGGCGCCCAGCGGGTATATGTTACGCATGGCTATAAATCTGCTTTTGCACGGTATCTCACCGAAAAAGGTTTAGAAGCCTATGAAGCTGATACACTATTTGAAGGGGAAAGCCTTGACCCGTTACCGAGTCTGGAAGAAAATGAACTTCAATAG
- a CDS encoding SDR family NAD(P)-dependent oxidoreductase yields MNTVKGKNILVIGGSSGIGLAITKQLIDQGAYVITASRRTIEVLTELRVTQLQIDVTGDIQALSALPDVLHGLVYCPGTINLKPFTRLTEEDFMQDMQVNVFGAVRVLQATIKHLKKSSGASVVFFGTVAARTGMNFHASVATAKSALHGLAVSLAAEYASSHIRFNSIAPSLTHTPLAGNLLSTPEKKENADKRHPLGRIGTPEEIASLAVYLLSDQASWITGQWIGMDGGMSTLKTI; encoded by the coding sequence ATGAATACTGTGAAAGGAAAAAATATTCTGGTCATAGGCGGAAGTTCTGGCATTGGTCTGGCCATAACTAAACAACTGATCGATCAAGGAGCATATGTGATTACAGCTTCCAGGCGTACAATAGAAGTTCTTACTGAGTTAAGGGTAACGCAGCTGCAAATAGATGTAACAGGAGATATACAGGCGCTCTCGGCTTTGCCTGATGTATTGCATGGATTGGTTTATTGTCCTGGCACCATAAACCTCAAGCCCTTTACCAGATTGACCGAAGAAGATTTTATGCAGGATATGCAGGTAAATGTATTTGGCGCTGTACGTGTATTACAGGCAACTATTAAACATTTAAAGAAATCTTCCGGAGCCAGTGTGGTTTTCTTTGGAACGGTTGCCGCCAGAACCGGAATGAATTTTCATGCTTCAGTTGCCACAGCTAAAAGTGCCTTACATGGTTTGGCCGTATCTTTGGCAGCTGAATATGCCTCCAGTCATATACGTTTTAATAGTATTGCGCCCTCCCTCACCCATACACCCTTAGCCGGAAACCTGCTTTCCACCCCAGAAAAAAAAGAAAATGCTGATAAAAGGCATCCATTGGGTAGAATTGGTACCCCGGAAGAAATAGCCTCACTGGCTGTATACCTGCTTTCTGACCAGGCTTCCTGGATAACAGGTCAGTGGATTGGAATGGATGGTGGCATGTCTACGCTGAAAACAATCTGA
- a CDS encoding murein hydrolase activator EnvC family protein, protein MFRRNMTGSEVFFKGYISGILKGVFLLAFFWLAATGTLYAQKTKAQLEKEKKQLLKKREETNKNLRETADQKQATLGQLSAINQQITNQSQLINFITREIQLLDQEMGELGQITVSMENDLEKLRKEYAAMIYAASKASNGYSKLVYIFSSETFTQLVMRIKYLQQYSQARTIQVDQIQKIKAILTIQRDELNSKKEEKNRLLLARITENNNLLVLKEKQNTVVRQLSDREKELQVELAEAKQAADRLEKLITDLIEEEARRAAARKAENNATAVALSAAEASVSTSFAGSKSKLNWPVKSGFISGKFGEQPHPVLKGIMIDNHGVNIQTNKGEEVRAVYEGEVLTVASIPGKNKIVFIKHGDYTTVYAKLAKVTVAAGQTVKANQVLGEVYTDKNGTSELQFQIWQNDKKLNPQTWLNQR, encoded by the coding sequence ATGTTCCGCAGAAATATGACAGGAAGTGAAGTATTTTTTAAGGGATATATATCTGGTATCCTAAAAGGAGTTTTTCTTTTAGCCTTTTTCTGGCTTGCTGCCACCGGAACTCTCTACGCTCAGAAAACGAAAGCCCAGCTGGAGAAAGAGAAAAAACAATTGCTAAAAAAGAGAGAGGAAACCAATAAAAATCTTCGGGAAACCGCTGATCAGAAACAAGCTACCCTTGGTCAGCTCAGCGCCATCAATCAACAGATCACCAATCAGTCGCAGTTAATTAACTTTATTACCAGGGAGATTCAGCTATTGGATCAGGAAATGGGCGAACTCGGCCAGATTACCGTTTCTATGGAAAATGATCTGGAAAAGCTCCGGAAAGAATATGCTGCTATGATTTATGCAGCTTCAAAGGCAAGCAATGGTTATAGTAAACTGGTGTATATATTTTCTTCAGAAACCTTCACTCAACTGGTGATGCGGATTAAATATCTACAGCAATATTCCCAGGCCCGTACCATTCAGGTAGACCAGATTCAAAAGATCAAAGCCATTCTTACTATTCAGCGGGATGAACTGAACTCGAAAAAAGAAGAAAAAAACCGCCTGTTACTGGCCCGTATCACGGAGAACAATAATCTGCTTGTCTTAAAAGAAAAACAAAATACAGTTGTAAGGCAGCTGAGTGACCGGGAAAAAGAGCTGCAGGTAGAACTCGCCGAAGCCAAACAAGCGGCCGATCGCCTGGAAAAACTGATCACAGATTTGATTGAAGAGGAAGCCCGGAGAGCCGCTGCCAGAAAAGCTGAAAATAATGCTACAGCAGTAGCTTTGTCTGCGGCAGAAGCTTCTGTTTCTACTTCCTTTGCCGGAAGCAAATCCAAATTAAACTGGCCGGTAAAATCCGGTTTTATTTCCGGGAAATTCGGCGAACAACCCCATCCAGTTCTAAAAGGCATCATGATTGATAATCATGGGGTAAATATTCAGACTAATAAAGGAGAAGAAGTGAGAGCCGTATATGAGGGTGAAGTTCTTACGGTTGCTTCCATCCCTGGTAAAAATAAGATTGTATTTATCAAACATGGCGATTATACCACCGTATATGCCAAACTTGCCAAAGTTACTGTCGCTGCCGGCCAAACTGTAAAAGCCAACCAGGTGCTGGGCGAAGTATACACTGATAAAAACGGAACTTCTGAACTGCAATTCCAGATCTGGCAGAACGATAAAAAGCTAAATCCACAAACCTGGCTAAATCAGCGCTAA